In one Campylobacter insulaenigrae NCTC 12927 genomic region, the following are encoded:
- a CDS encoding glycosyltransferase family 2 protein, which yields MDIKKISVIMIVKNAQDTLKQCLKSLKDFGEIILLINESSDESYDIAKQFQKHHSHLKIYHHHFIGFGALKNLALSYASNEWIFNIDVDEVVGEEIFSELSKIQVQTNQILLLARKNLYKNEWIKACGWYPDYVMRIFNKNHTCFNDNLVHESLIIHNNTQKIKLKSALTHYAFEDINALLDKLQRYSSLWALQNLHKDSGVLKALIRGGWTFLRNYFFKKGIFYGYKGFIISLCNGLGAFFKYMKLYELKLQKPHTCSLVITTYNQKERLALVLDSVKNLSILPDEVLIADDGSKEDTAKLIQVYQKDFPCNLKHIWQEDEGFRLSQVRNKAIKASKGEYIIVVDGDMILEKNFIGDHLKFAQKKVFLQGSRVILNEKESKELLEKNDFSLAFAKKGFKNKKNTFLAKCVYKFSKLNKIFFEKSQLIKGVRGCNMSFYKSDFEAIDGFNEKFIGWGREDSEFVARFLFNNGTFARVKFYALAYHIYHKENSKNMLESNHKIYLDTIKNKKITWKENE from the coding sequence ATGGATATAAAAAAAATTTCTGTAATAATGATTGTTAAAAATGCTCAAGATACCTTAAAACAATGTTTAAAATCTCTTAAAGACTTTGGAGAAATTATTTTACTAATCAATGAAAGTAGTGATGAAAGCTATGATATTGCTAAACAATTTCAAAAGCATCATTCTCATTTGAAAATTTATCATCATCATTTTATAGGTTTTGGAGCTTTGAAAAATTTAGCCCTTTCTTATGCAAGTAATGAATGGATTTTTAATATTGATGTAGATGAAGTTGTTGGAGAAGAAATTTTTTCTGAGCTTAGTAAGATACAAGTTCAGACAAATCAAATTTTGCTTTTAGCAAGAAAAAATTTATATAAAAATGAATGGATAAAAGCTTGCGGTTGGTATCCTGATTATGTTATGCGTATCTTCAATAAAAATCACACTTGTTTTAATGATAATTTGGTTCATGAAAGTTTAATTATCCATAATAATACGCAAAAAATTAAGTTAAAAAGTGCTCTAACGCACTATGCTTTTGAAGATATAAATGCTTTACTTGATAAGCTTCAAAGGTATTCAAGTCTTTGGGCTTTGCAAAATTTACACAAAGATAGTGGTGTTTTAAAAGCTTTAATACGCGGTGGATGGACTTTTTTGAGGAATTATTTTTTCAAGAAAGGAATTTTTTATGGATATAAAGGTTTTATAATTAGTTTGTGTAATGGACTTGGAGCGTTTTTTAAATATATGAAATTGTATGAATTAAAACTTCAAAAACCACATACTTGTTCTTTGGTTATCACAACTTATAATCAAAAAGAAAGACTCGCCTTAGTGCTAGATAGTGTTAAAAATTTAAGTATTTTGCCAGATGAAGTTTTAATAGCTGATGATGGTAGTAAAGAAGATACAGCTAAACTTATACAAGTATATCAGAAAGATTTTCCTTGTAATTTAAAACATATTTGGCAAGAAGACGAAGGGTTTAGATTAAGTCAAGTTAGAAATAAAGCTATCAAAGCTTCCAAAGGTGAATATATAATCGTTGTTGATGGAGATATGATTTTAGAAAAAAACTTCATTGGAGATCATTTAAAATTTGCACAAAAAAAAGTATTTTTACAAGGTTCTAGAGTGATTTTAAACGAAAAAGAAAGCAAAGAACTCTTAGAAAAAAATGATTTTAGTTTAGCCTTTGCTAAAAAAGGTTTCAAAAATAAAAAAAATACTTTTTTAGCTAAATGCGTATATAAATTTTCAAAGCTTAATAAGATTTTTTTTGAAAAATCCCAACTTATTAAAGGCGTAAGAGGATGCAATATGAGTTTTTATAAAAGTGATTTTGAAGCTATTGATGGTTTTAATGAAAAATTTATAGGCTGGGGTAGAGAAGATAGTGAGTTTGTAGCTAGATTTTTATTTAACAATGGTACTTTTGCAAGAGTTAAATTTTATGCTTTAGCTTATCATATTTATCATAAGGAAAATAGTAAAAATATGCTTGAGAGTAATCATAAAATTTATTTAGATACTATAAAAAATAAAAAAATTACATGGAAAGAAAATGAATAA
- a CDS encoding lipid A biosynthesis lauroyl acyltransferase, which yields MSCIYLSLFYILKFLVTFLPKKMLYKFADLVALISYKFNKKHRKIIDINLQICFPDKDKNWREQTSLNVYKNYAKFGIDFIKNQNITKEELVNKIHFENQSIVEELIQSDIPLIVTTAHYGNWELLALLFGAKFKGISIVARPLDSKVMDKILSKNRKQFDIELIEKKGGLKKMLKALKEKRTLGILTDQHASDSESIKISYFNQEVNFISGASVLAKKVKGVILPCFVYQKDGQFFIKNFQAMYASEKSIEELTLYQAKCCEEMIKFKPDEYFFFHKRFKSKVKYKV from the coding sequence ATGAGTTGTATTTATTTAAGTCTTTTTTATATTTTAAAATTCTTAGTTACCTTTTTACCTAAAAAAATGCTTTATAAATTTGCTGATTTAGTAGCTTTAATAAGTTATAAATTTAACAAAAAACATAGAAAAATCATTGATATTAATCTTCAAATCTGTTTTCCCGATAAGGATAAGAATTGGCGTGAGCAAACTAGTCTTAATGTCTATAAAAATTACGCTAAATTTGGTATAGATTTTATAAAAAATCAAAATATCACTAAAGAAGAGCTTGTTAATAAAATCCATTTTGAAAATCAAAGCATAGTAGAAGAACTTATACAAAGTGATATTCCTCTTATTGTAACTACAGCTCATTATGGTAATTGGGAGCTTTTGGCTTTGCTTTTTGGGGCTAAATTTAAGGGTATTTCTATAGTGGCAAGACCTTTAGATAGTAAAGTTATGGATAAAATTTTAAGTAAAAATCGTAAGCAATTTGATATAGAACTTATAGAAAAAAAAGGTGGGCTTAAGAAAATGCTAAAAGCATTGAAAGAAAAAAGAACCCTTGGAATACTAACAGATCAGCATGCTAGTGATAGCGAGAGTATTAAAATATCTTATTTTAATCAAGAAGTTAATTTTATTTCCGGTGCAAGTGTGCTTGCAAAAAAAGTAAAAGGAGTTATTTTACCTTGTTTTGTTTATCAAAAAGATGGACAATTTTTTATTAAAAATTTTCAAGCAATGTATGCTAGTGAAAAAAGCATTGAAGAATTAACTTTATATCAAGCAAAATGTTGTGAGGAAATGATTAAATTTAAGCCTGATGAGTATTTTTTCTTTCATAAGAGATTTAAAAGCAAGGTAAAATATAAGGTTTAA
- the waaC gene encoding lipopolysaccharide heptosyltransferase I translates to MKIGLVKLSALGDIIHAAIVLQFIKKHLPKASIDWFVDAKFATLLQDHPMIDEVYALPLKEKKIKESFSILLEARQNQYDVVIDLQGLIKSALVSKFLCTNTFGFDQDSIKESFASNFYRHKFACNYEENIIVRNLSLVAYVLNEHFDHGDIKLKQSCFFIDEDLKDELEQTLSLKEADVVILMHVGSSMPNKIYPKERLTLLCRMLLEHFANTKILLGWGSVSEFNFAKDMVLNLKHLNIDLAPKLNLNELCALTKAVDLVIGNDSGPTHLAFALNKPSITIFGATPSQRNTYETTINKTINAGKKILYSKHIDKSDFCIQNIDEKDIFKLACELLEKK, encoded by the coding sequence ATGAAAATAGGTTTAGTAAAATTATCTGCTCTTGGAGATATCATCCATGCGGCTATTGTATTGCAATTTATTAAAAAACACCTTCCAAAAGCTAGTATTGATTGGTTTGTAGATGCAAAATTTGCAACTTTATTACAAGATCATCCTATGATTGATGAAGTTTATGCTCTACCTTTGAAAGAAAAAAAAATTAAAGAAAGTTTTTCGATTCTTTTAGAAGCTAGACAAAATCAATATGATGTTGTGATTGATTTACAAGGTTTGATTAAATCAGCTTTAGTGAGTAAATTTTTATGTACAAATACTTTTGGGTTTGATCAAGATAGTATAAAAGAAAGTTTTGCAAGTAATTTTTATAGACATAAATTTGCTTGCAACTATGAAGAAAATATTATAGTGCGTAATTTATCTTTAGTTGCATATGTTTTAAATGAGCATTTTGACCATGGAGATATCAAATTAAAACAGAGTTGTTTTTTTATAGATGAGGATTTAAAAGATGAATTAGAACAAACACTTTCATTAAAAGAAGCAGATGTTGTTATATTGATGCATGTGGGTTCTTCAATGCCTAATAAAATTTATCCAAAAGAACGTTTAACTTTGCTTTGTAGAATGCTTTTAGAGCACTTTGCAAATACTAAGATTTTATTAGGTTGGGGTAGCGTGAGCGAATTTAATTTTGCCAAAGATATGGTTTTGAATTTAAAGCATTTAAATATAGATTTAGCACCAAAACTAAATTTAAATGAGCTATGTGCTTTAACTAAAGCAGTTGATTTAGTTATTGGTAATGATAGTGGTCCTACTCATCTTGCTTTTGCTTTAAATAAGCCATCTATTACTATTTTTGGAGCTACTCCTAGTCAAAGAAATACTTATGAAACAACTATAAATAAAACAATCAATGCGGGTAAAAAAATACTTTATTCAAAACATATCGACAAGAGTGATTTTTGCATACAAAATATCGATGAAAAAGATATTTTTAAATTAGCTTGTGAGCTTTTGGAAAAAAAATGA
- a CDS encoding 3'-5' exonuclease, with translation MQEYICVFDCESIPDVELIKKIHYFSGDDLSISKQALQKQKEESANEFLPLPFHKIVSICAVLADKFGNFIKVSKIKGENEKQMLEDFFNFIKKYQPRLISFNGKNYDMPLFVIRALKYNVDASAYLDVSDKWDNYKSKYAENKHCDLLESLGSFGQKGLKLDTLCTMANLPGKYDVSGDQVLELFYKNEIEKIHEYCESDVLNTYMLFLKYELIKSNITKEDYLNILEHFKEELLKLTQKSYQKPFLEAIEKEKSIILN, from the coding sequence ATGCAAGAATATATATGTGTATTTGATTGCGAAAGCATACCAGATGTAGAGTTAATTAAAAAAATCCATTATTTTAGTGGAGATGATTTAAGCATCAGCAAACAAGCTTTGCAAAAACAAAAAGAAGAAAGTGCAAATGAATTTTTACCCTTACCTTTTCATAAAATAGTTAGTATTTGTGCAGTTTTGGCAGATAAATTTGGAAATTTCATAAAAGTTAGCAAGATTAAAGGTGAAAATGAAAAACAGATGTTAGAAGATTTTTTTAATTTCATAAAAAAATATCAGCCTCGTTTAATCAGTTTTAATGGCAAAAATTACGATATGCCTTTATTTGTAATTAGAGCTTTAAAATATAACGTTGATGCAAGTGCATATTTAGATGTAAGTGATAAATGGGATAATTATAAAAGCAAATATGCTGAAAATAAGCATTGCGATTTATTGGAATCTTTAGGAAGTTTTGGACAAAAAGGATTAAAGCTTGATACGCTTTGCACTATGGCAAATTTGCCAGGAAAATATGATGTCAGTGGCGATCAGGTATTAGAACTTTTTTATAAAAATGAAATTGAAAAAATTCACGAATACTGCGAAAGTGATGTGCTAAACACTTATATGCTTTTTTTAAAATATGAACTTATTAAATCAAATATTACAAAAGAAGATTATCTAAATATTTTAGAACATTTTAAAGAAGAACTTTTAAAGCTTACTCAAAAAAGTTACCAAAAACCTTTTTTAGAAGCTATAGAAAAAGAAAAAAGCATAATTTTGAATTAA
- the galE gene encoding UDP-glucose 4-epimerase GalE, producing the protein MKILITGGAGYIGSHTLKQFLQTENEICVLDNLSKGSKISLDELSKIKTFKFFEQDLSDFAGVKKLFKEEKFDAIVHFAASIEVPESMQNPLKYYMNNTANTSNLIQTCLETGVKKFIFSSTAATYGEPQSPIVDEQSPLAPINPYGYSKLMSEQVLRDANMANPDFKYCILRYFNVAGACMDYPIGQRYPKATLLIKVAAEVAAGKRDKLYIFGTDYDTKDGTCIRDFIHVDDISSAHLAALDYLKNNESNIFNVGYGHGFSVKEVVETMKEISGVDFKVEYAPKRAGDPSVLISNANKIKTLTSWKPKFDDLKLICKSAYDWEKQC; encoded by the coding sequence ATGAAAATATTAATAACTGGCGGAGCAGGATATATAGGATCTCACACATTAAAACAATTTTTGCAAACTGAAAATGAAATTTGCGTTTTAGATAATCTTTCAAAAGGAAGCAAAATCAGTCTTGATGAACTTTCAAAAATAAAAACTTTTAAATTTTTCGAACAAGATTTAAGCGACTTTGCTGGAGTTAAAAAACTTTTTAAAGAAGAAAAATTTGACGCAATTGTGCATTTTGCAGCTAGCATTGAAGTGCCTGAAAGTATGCAAAATCCACTAAAATATTATATGAATAATACAGCAAATACAAGTAATTTGATCCAGACTTGTTTGGAAACAGGAGTTAAAAAATTCATCTTTTCTTCAACTGCTGCTACTTATGGTGAGCCACAAAGCCCAATTGTAGATGAACAAAGTCCATTAGCACCTATTAATCCTTATGGTTATAGTAAATTAATGAGTGAGCAAGTATTACGTGATGCAAATATGGCAAATCCTGACTTTAAATACTGCATTTTAAGATATTTTAATGTGGCTGGAGCTTGTATGGATTATCCTATAGGTCAACGCTATCCAAAAGCTACTTTACTTATAAAAGTTGCTGCTGAAGTAGCAGCAGGCAAAAGAGATAAACTCTATATTTTTGGTACTGATTATGACACAAAAGATGGTACTTGCATTAGAGATTTTATTCATGTTGATGATATTTCAAGTGCTCACTTAGCTGCTTTAGATTATTTAAAAAATAATGAAAGCAACATCTTCAACGTAGGTTATGGACATGGTTTTAGTGTAAAAGAAGTTGTTGAAACAATGAAAGAAATAAGTGGAGTTGATTTTAAAGTTGAGTATGCTCCAAAAAGAGCAGGAGATCCTTCAGTTTTAATTTCAAACGCCAATAAAATTAAAACTTTAACCTCATGGAAACCAAAATTTGATGATTTAAAACTTATTTGCAAATCTGCTTATGATTGGGAAAAGCAGTGTTAA
- a CDS encoding flippase, whose translation MLKKLFFILNSHDKKFLFALLTFSIFIGFIESFAISLIMPFVSVASNFELLEKSSYFRPIYEYLNLPSYKLVAYFGCILIVFYIFRAFLNAFYFHLLARFSKGRYHTFACRIFNKYLHLEYENFTNKNQSELLKTITQEVFHLSTLISAFLLMLSESFVVFLLYTLLLIINYKITLALSVFLLLNAFILIKILSPLVKKASFAREEAMKNYFEILNANLNNFKIIKLKTKEQSTQKLYEIQSGLFAKANISNESMSSIPRIYLEGMGFCMLCLIVVYLVLRYESDISSILATITIFVVALYRLMPSANRIITSYNEIIYYRNSLDIIYDILNEKEEKLGNENIEFEEKIELKDLFFAYKGKKNLFKGLNFTLQKNEKIAFIGKSGSGKSTLVDLIIGLLKPNDGAIFIDGIKLDENNIKSFRSKIGYIPQQIYLFNDSIAKNISFGEDIDENLLKQVIKQANLENFVNSLEHGIHTKVGDSGSFLSGGQRQRIAIARALYQQPQILVLDEATSALDQESEAKIMDEIYKISQDKTLIIIAHRLSTIQKCDRVFEVDRGNLKEKK comes from the coding sequence GTGTTAAAAAAATTATTTTTTATACTTAATTCTCACGACAAAAAGTTTTTATTTGCTTTGCTTACATTTTCTATTTTCATAGGATTTATTGAAAGCTTTGCTATATCTTTGATAATGCCTTTTGTTTCTGTAGCGAGTAATTTTGAACTCTTAGAGAAGAGTTCTTACTTTAGACCTATTTATGAATACTTAAATTTGCCCTCATATAAACTTGTAGCTTATTTTGGTTGTATTTTAATAGTTTTTTATATTTTTAGAGCTTTTTTAAATGCTTTTTATTTTCATTTACTAGCTCGTTTTTCCAAAGGGCGTTATCATACTTTTGCTTGTAGAATTTTTAACAAATATTTACACCTTGAATATGAAAATTTTACCAACAAAAATCAATCAGAACTCTTAAAAACTATCACCCAAGAAGTTTTTCACTTAAGTACTTTAATTAGTGCATTTTTATTAATGTTAAGTGAAAGTTTTGTAGTGTTTTTACTATATACTCTTTTATTGATAATTAATTACAAAATTACTTTAGCTTTAAGTGTATTTTTATTGTTGAATGCATTTATTTTAATAAAAATTCTCTCACCTTTAGTCAAAAAAGCAAGTTTTGCTAGAGAAGAAGCGATGAAAAATTATTTTGAAATTTTAAACGCTAATCTTAATAATTTTAAAATTATCAAATTAAAAACAAAAGAACAAAGCACTCAAAAATTATATGAAATTCAAAGTGGGCTTTTTGCTAAAGCAAATATCAGCAACGAAAGTATGTCAAGCATACCAAGAATTTATCTTGAAGGTATGGGATTTTGCATGCTTTGTTTGATTGTTGTATATTTAGTTTTAAGATACGAAAGTGATATTTCTTCTATCTTAGCAACTATAACAATTTTTGTAGTTGCACTTTATCGTTTAATGCCTAGTGCAAATCGTATTATCACTAGTTACAACGAAATCATTTATTATAGAAATTCCTTAGATATTATCTATGATATTTTAAATGAAAAAGAAGAAAAATTAGGTAATGAAAATATAGAATTTGAAGAGAAAATAGAACTTAAAGATTTATTTTTTGCCTATAAAGGAAAGAAAAATCTATTTAAAGGTTTAAATTTTACGCTTCAAAAAAATGAAAAAATTGCATTTATAGGAAAAAGTGGTAGTGGAAAAAGTACCTTAGTAGATCTTATAATAGGACTTTTAAAACCAAATGATGGAGCTATTTTTATAGATGGAATAAAATTAGATGAAAATAATATAAAAAGTTTTAGAAGCAAAATTGGTTACATACCTCAGCAAATTTACCTTTTTAATGATTCCATAGCTAAAAATATCAGCTTTGGAGAAGACATTGATGAAAATCTCTTAAAACAAGTCATCAAGCAAGCTAATCTTGAAAATTTTGTAAATTCACTCGAACATGGAATTCACACTAAAGTTGGAGATTCAGGATCATTTTTAAGCGGTGGTCAAAGACAAAGAATAGCCATAGCAAGAGCTCTTTATCAACAACCTCAAATTTTAGTTTTAGATGAAGCTACTAGTGCACTAGATCAAGAAAGTGAAGCAAAAATTATGGATGAAATTTACAAAATTTCTCAAGATAAAACTTTGATTATCATAGCCCATAGATTATCTACTATACAAAAATGCGATAGAGTTTTTGAAGTTGATCGTGGTAATTTAAAGGAAAAAAAATGA
- a CDS encoding GalNAc alpha1-4 transferase, translating to MKICFIIATLNSGGAERVLVTLANELCKKHDVTIIKFHKEESFYKLNPAIRLLTLNQFDFSTIYNKIASRIKKFQALKQILKENPSDVFISFLDTTNIACIWAKRGLNTPLIISEHSSHAYLKSKIWKFLRNISFPYADALTVLSNDDKNYYEKFVKKVVNMPNPCHFELTKNEFKKENTVLFVGRLDHNKNASMFLKAISRLDKNLQHDYEFLVAGDGELRKQLQNEANALNLKVNFLGKVSNIQELYEKAKIICLCSYIEGLPTILLESLYFQVARISTKYLSGHKDLINDNYDGLLVDLNDDKDLSMKLTLLMQDENLRKQIAINALKRCKDYEVSNVANKWIDLINEIKAK from the coding sequence ATGAAAATTTGTTTTATTATTGCGACTTTAAATTCAGGTGGAGCTGAAAGAGTTTTGGTAACTTTAGCAAATGAACTTTGTAAAAAACACGATGTTACTATTATTAAATTTCATAAAGAAGAATCCTTTTATAAATTAAATCCAGCTATAAGATTACTCACGCTTAATCAATTTGATTTTTCTACTATTTACAATAAAATTGCTTCACGTATTAAAAAATTTCAAGCTTTAAAACAGATTTTAAAAGAAAATCCTAGTGATGTTTTTATTTCATTTTTAGATACAACAAATATTGCTTGTATTTGGGCTAAAAGAGGTTTAAATACTCCTTTAATCATTAGCGAACATAGTTCACATGCTTATTTAAAATCAAAAATTTGGAAATTTTTGCGTAATATTAGCTTTCCCTATGCTGATGCTCTAACTGTACTTAGCAATGATGACAAAAATTATTATGAGAAATTTGTTAAAAAAGTGGTAAATATGCCTAATCCTTGCCATTTTGAACTTACTAAAAATGAGTTCAAGAAAGAAAATACTGTTTTATTTGTAGGAAGACTTGACCATAACAAAAATGCTTCAATGTTTTTAAAAGCTATATCAAGACTAGATAAAAATCTACAACATGATTATGAATTTTTAGTTGCAGGAGATGGAGAGTTAAGAAAACAACTTCAAAATGAAGCAAACGCACTCAATTTAAAAGTCAATTTTTTAGGAAAAGTTTCTAATATACAAGAACTCTATGAAAAAGCTAAAATCATTTGCCTTTGCTCGTATATTGAAGGATTACCAACTATTTTATTAGAAAGTTTATATTTTCAAGTTGCACGCATTAGCACAAAATATTTAAGTGGGCATAAAGATTTAATTAATGATAATTACGATGGATTATTAGTAGATTTAAATGATGATAAGGATTTAAGTATGAAGCTTACCTTACTTATGCAAGATGAAAATTTAAGAAAACAAATAGCAATAAATGCTCTTAAAAGATGCAAAGATTATGAAGTTAGCAATGTAGCAAATAAGTGGATAGATTTGATTAACGAAATAAAGGCTAAATAA
- a CDS encoding GlcNAc alpha1-4 transferase, with protein sequence MKKLAIFIYSLGSGGAERVVSTLLPILNLKYEVHLILMNDKISYDIPEVNIHYLEKSTPNESNLSKFLKLPMLALKYKKLCEKLDINLQFVFLNRPNYIALMAKVLGLKSTLIINECTTPSVIYQHNNLNSFINKFLIKNLYNKADLILANSLGNKEDLLQNFNIQSNKCDILYNAIDIESIVEKSKENIDFKEPFILSVGRLDHGKNHAMLIKAYSKIQTNLKLVILGEGILKNELLSLIKELNLEDKVFLLGFDNNPYKYMSKCDFFAFASSFEGFSNVLIECLACNAAVLCTDHKSGARELFLDNKFGLLVKVDDENAMREGLEKMVNNEDLKADYRNKAFNRAKDFDKVQIAKKLFDFFNEA encoded by the coding sequence ATGAAAAAACTCGCAATTTTTATATATTCTTTGGGTAGTGGTGGGGCTGAAAGAGTTGTTTCAACTTTACTTCCAATATTAAATTTAAAATACGAAGTTCATTTAATTTTAATGAATGATAAAATTTCTTACGATATACCCGAAGTAAATATTCATTATTTAGAAAAATCAACTCCAAATGAAAGCAATTTATCTAAATTTTTAAAACTCCCTATGTTAGCCTTAAAATATAAAAAATTGTGCGAGAAATTAGATATTAACTTACAATTTGTCTTTTTAAATCGTCCCAACTATATAGCACTAATGGCCAAAGTTTTAGGCTTAAAATCTACTCTTATTATTAATGAATGTACTACGCCAAGTGTTATATATCAACATAATAATTTAAATTCTTTTATTAATAAATTTTTGATTAAAAACTTATACAACAAAGCTGATCTGATTTTGGCTAATTCTTTGGGAAATAAAGAAGATCTTTTGCAAAATTTTAACATCCAATCAAACAAATGTGATATTTTATACAATGCCATAGACATAGAAAGTATCGTGGAAAAATCAAAAGAAAACATTGATTTTAAAGAGCCATTTATTTTAAGTGTTGGAAGATTAGATCATGGAAAAAATCATGCAATGCTAATCAAAGCTTACTCTAAAATTCAAACAAATTTAAAGCTTGTCATTCTGGGAGAAGGGATCTTAAAGAACGAACTTTTATCTTTAATCAAAGAATTAAATTTGGAAGATAAGGTATTTTTACTTGGTTTTGACAACAATCCTTATAAATATATGAGTAAGTGTGATTTTTTTGCTTTTGCTTCTTCTTTTGAAGGTTTTTCAAATGTATTAATTGAATGTTTAGCTTGCAATGCTGCTGTACTTTGCACTGATCACAAAAGCGGCGCACGAGAATTGTTTTTAGATAATAAATTTGGACTTTTAGTTAAAGTTGATGATGAAAATGCTATGCGAGAAGGTTTAGAAAAGATGGTCAATAATGAAGATTTAAAGGCTGATTATAGAAATAAAGCATTTAATAGAGCAAAAGATTTTGATAAAGTTCAAATTGCTAAAAAGCTTTTTGATTTTTTTAATGAGGCTTAA